The proteins below are encoded in one region of Saccopteryx leptura isolate mSacLep1 chromosome 1, mSacLep1_pri_phased_curated, whole genome shotgun sequence:
- the MMP27 gene encoding matrix metalloproteinase-27 yields the protein MKSLLLLSLLFITFSSAFPTNQKMEDEENKQLAQAYLNQFYSLEIEESHLVQSVNRSLTDGKIRAMQAFFGLTVTGKLDSNTLEIMKTPRCGVPDVGQYGFILPGWTKYNLTYRIVNYTPDMARADVDDAIQRGLEVWGKVTPLTFTKISKGIADIMIAFRTRIHGQCPRYFDGPLGVLGHAFPPGLGIGGDTHFDEDENWTKDGAGFNLFLVAAHEFGHSLGLSHSNDPTALMYPNYVSLDPNKYPLSQDDINGIQSIYGGLLKVPAKPRRPTVPYACDPDLTFDAITTFRREVMFFKGRHLWRTYCDITDVEFELISSFWPTLPADIHAAYENPKDNILVFKDDKFWMIRGYAVLPDYPKSIYTLGFPRYVKKIDAAVCDHNTRKTYFFVNIWCWRYDEVTQTMDRGYPRRVVRYFPGIGLRVDAAFLHKGFFYFFRRSKQFEYDPKAKNITRVMKTNTWFQCKESLSSSSDFTATEEKVHSRGVEMFYHKNLNLVIFSIVQVLKKIYSY from the exons atgaagaGCCTCCTGCTTCTGTCCCTGCTCTTTATAACCTTTTCTTCTGCATTCCCCACAAACCAAAAGATGGAAGATGAAGAAAACAAGCAACTGGCTCAG GCATATCTCAACCAGTTCTACTCTCTTGAAATAGAAGAGAGTCATCTTGTTCAAAGCGTAAACAGGAGTCTCACAGATGGCAAAATTCGGGCAATGCAAGCATTTTTTGGATTAACAGTGACTGGAAAACTGGATTCAAACACTCTTGAAATTATGAAGACACCCAGGTGTGGAGTTCCTGATGTGGGTCAGTACGGCTTCATTCTACCTGGGTGGACGAAATACAACCTCACATACAG aaTCGTGAACTACACTCCAGACATGGCACGAGCCGACGTGGATGACGCTATTCAGAGAGGTTTGGAAGTGTGGGGCAAAGTTACCCCACTGACATTCACCAAGATTTCCAAGGGGATTGCAGATATCATGATTGCCTTCAGGACACGAA TCCATGGTCAGTGTCCTCGTTATTTTGATGGCCCCTTGGGAGTCCTAGGCCATGCCTTTCCTCCTGGTCTGGGGATAGGTGGAGACACTCACTTCGATGAGGATGAAAATTGGACCAAGGATGGAGCAG GATTCAACTTATTTCTTGTGGCTGCTCATGAATTTGGTCATTCACTAGGGCTTTCTCATTCCAATGATCCAACGGCTTTGATGTACCCAAATTATGTCTCCCTGGATCCTAACAAGTACCCACTTTCTCAGGATGATATCAATGGAATCCAATCCATCTATG GAGGTTTACTCAAGGTACCTGCTAAGCCAAGGAGACCCACTGTACCCTATGCCTGTGACCCTGATTTGACTTTTGATGCTATCACCACTTTCCGCAGAGAAGTAATGTTCTTTAAAGGCAG GCACCTGTGGAGGACCTATTGTGATATCACCGATGTTGAATTTGAATTAATCTCATCATTCTGGCCAACTCTGCCAGCTGATATTCATGCTGCATATGAGAATCCTAAAGATAACATTCTGGTTTTTAAAG ATGACAAATTCTGGATGATTAGAGGATATGCTGTTTTACCAGATTATCCCAAATCCATCTACACACTTGGCTTTCCAAGATATGTGAAGAAAATTGATGCAGCTGTCTGTGACCACAACACAAGAAAAACCtacttctttgtgaacatttgGTGCTGGAG GTATGACGAAGTGACTCAAACCATGGACAGAGGGTACCCACGGAGAGTGGTGAGATACTTCCCAGGAATTGGTCTTCGAGTTGACGCTGCTTTCCTGCACAAAG gattcttctattttttccGTAGATCAAAGCAATTTGAGTATGATCCTAAGGCAAAGAATATTACCCGAGTGATGAAGACTAACACTTGGTTTCAATGTAAAGAATCACTAAGTTCATCATCGGATTTTACTGCCACTGAAGAAAAAGTACATTCAAGAGGAGTGGAGATGTTTTATCATAAGAATTTAAACTTGGTTATTTTCAGTATTGTTCAAGTGCTGAAAAAAATCTACAGTTATTAA